A section of the Clostridium omnivorum genome encodes:
- the thiI gene encoding tRNA uracil 4-sulfurtransferase ThiI, whose protein sequence is MRKLILVKCASEIFLKGLNRNKFEKKLKDNIKKVLEGMEYEFITDSGRWFLYSENLEEVLDRVKIVFGVAEVCIVTEVEPNIDAIKTQAVEEIKNSEFNTFKVETNRANKQFSEMNSLEVSRSVGAHILKNVEGLKVDVHKPQCIVNVEIREKAYVYSKRIKAVGGLPYGMNGSTMLMLSGGIDSPVAGYMMARRGVEVSCVYYHSHPYTSERAKEKVKDLARILKGYTGSIKLYVVPFTDIQMQIIEKCREDELTIIMRRFMMRIACSLASKYGIQSVSTGESIGQVASQTMEGLVVSDDVSDRPVFRPLVAMDKVDIMDVSRQIGTYETSILPYEDCCTIFVPKHPKTKPILEQMRKAEGVLEIDNLVEEAINNMEIYDL, encoded by the coding sequence GGAATATGAATTTATAACTGATTCTGGCAGATGGTTTTTATATTCTGAAAACCTTGAAGAAGTGTTAGATAGGGTGAAAATAGTATTCGGAGTTGCAGAAGTATGTATAGTTACAGAAGTTGAACCTAACATTGATGCCATAAAAACACAAGCAGTAGAAGAAATTAAAAATAGTGAATTTAATACATTTAAAGTTGAAACCAATAGAGCTAACAAACAATTTAGTGAAATGAATTCTTTGGAGGTTAGCAGAAGTGTTGGTGCACATATTTTAAAAAATGTAGAAGGTTTAAAAGTTGATGTGCATAAACCCCAGTGCATAGTAAATGTTGAAATAAGGGAAAAAGCATATGTATATTCTAAGAGAATAAAAGCAGTGGGTGGATTACCTTATGGAATGAATGGCAGTACTATGCTTATGTTATCCGGAGGGATTGATTCACCTGTAGCTGGATATATGATGGCAAGAAGAGGAGTAGAGGTTAGTTGTGTATACTACCACAGCCATCCATATACTAGTGAAAGAGCAAAAGAAAAAGTGAAAGATTTAGCTAGAATTTTAAAAGGTTATACAGGTTCAATTAAACTCTATGTAGTACCTTTTACAGATATTCAAATGCAGATAATAGAAAAATGCAGAGAAGATGAACTAACCATAATAATGCGAAGATTTATGATGAGAATTGCCTGCAGCTTAGCAAGCAAATATGGTATTCAATCAGTTTCAACAGGTGAGAGTATTGGTCAAGTAGCTAGTCAAACTATGGAGGGGTTGGTAGTTAGTGATGATGTGTCTGATAGACCAGTATTTAGGCCTCTTGTTGCTATGGATAAGGTTGATATAATGGATGTTTCAAGACAGATTGGAACCTATGAAACCTCTATATTGCCTTATGAAGACTGCTGCACGATATTTGTTCCAAAGCATCCGAAAACAAAACCTATCTTAGAGCAAATGAGAAAGGCTGAAGGTGTATTAGAAATAGATAATTTAGTAGAAGAAGCTATAAATAATATGGAAATTTATGATTTATAA